The sequence below is a genomic window from Pseudomonas cannabina.
GTGTGATGGCGACATAGGCCAGACGCAACACCTCATCTTTCTGCGCGGTATCGAACGGCTGAAGATCGTTGGCATCGCCCAGCCCTGCCAGGCGGTAGACCTGATTTTTATAGGGCGATACCGTCAGGTGCTGACAGTCACCCAGCAAGAACACGGCATCAGCCTGCAAGCCCTTGGAACTATGATAAGTCAGCGTGCGGATCCGTCGGCCTTGTGCGCCCATCGCTGCATCGGCATCGATCAACGCCTGCAGACGCTCGGCAAACCGGGCTTTTTCGCTGCCTTTGCGGTACAGCAGCATGATCGAATCACCATCGTTGTAATGTTCGGCCACGCGCTCGGCGAGTTCGTCCTCGTTGCGGTCCAGCACGTTGACCGGCAACAACTCCTGAGGCGCGCCACTGGCACGGGCTTTCTTGCCGGGAATTGCCGGGGCCGCGCGAACGATGTGCTCCGCCGCGTCAATGATGTGCTGGTGGCTGCGGAAGTTCTCGCTGAGCATGACTTTGGTGGTGGCCGGGGACGAGAATTCCTTGGCAAACTCCATGAAGTACTTTGGCGAACTGCCGCGCCAGCCGTAGATCGATTGCCAGTCATCGCCCACGCAGAGCAGCGATGAGTGCTGGGCAATACGGCCCGTGTGCATCGCCGGGCCACGACGCCGGATCTCGCGCAGGCTGGCGCGAATCCACGAAACGATTTGCGGCGAAACGTCCTGAAATTCGTCGATCATCAAATGCGACAACGGCCTGAGCATCTCGTCGCTGACCTGCCTCAGGTTCTGCGGCGAGGTTTCGCCAAACAGGGCGAATATCCGGTTGTAGGTCATGACGGGCGGGGTCTGGGCCAGCAAGTGCGCTTCGAACGCTTTCCAGAACAGGCTCAGCCCTTCAAAGAAGAAGCGGTCCGGGTCATCGCTGGCAAAGCTCATTTCGGCCACCGCAGCTGGCACATCCAGCCCCAGGTTCTCGATAAAGCCGGCAGCAGTGACAAAGCAGTCCAGAAGCGGCGCCGCCCCCAGCTCGCCCTTGACCCGATAATCAAATCCAGGCCCGGCTACGGCAGTCCCGGAAAGCGACTGCAAAACCTTGCTCGCAGTGTTGTAGTTATCGAACCATATCAAAGGCTTATCGCAGAAAGCTTGAAACAGTGTGCGCTTGATGACGCCTTCTGCCCAGACGGGCAATTTGGCACCCGGACGCTTGAGTTGCTGGTCCTCACTCGCGTCCAGACCCAGAATCACCCATGCGTCGAGCTCGGCGATGTAACCGTGAAAGTGAAACGGAAAACCATTGATTTCAACGGTTTGGCGCATAGGCTCAATGCCTTTTATCGGCCAGGCGCCCGCACGAATCCACAGGTCCTCTACCGTGTCGCACCACTCTTCATCACGTTTCGAGGACAGTTCGGTCACCGCCACGCGTTTCTGTACATCGGGATGATCGCGGTCCAGTTCCTTGAGCTGTAACGCATGGCGATACAACGGCGCCATGACTTCACGAAAGCGCTCATTGCTGGCGTACAGGCCGCGGTAGCACAGGTTCAATTGCTGACGCTGAGCGTCGTTGATGCGTAAATCAAACGGGTTGCTGTCGGCGTCGTCCTGGCTTGATGAATGCTGGCCTGATGACTGATTGCCGAGGTTTTCGAAAGCACGCAGCTGTTTGAAGCCCGGTAAACTGCGCACCAGCGGCAGAATGCGCGAATGAAAGGTGCGTACCAGGTCCCTGGCCTGCTTCTGCTCCAGCGCATGGCCCCACAAGGCCATAACGTCGATCAGCTTGCCGATGAAGTCCTTGCGCGACTCGCGGGTGAAAGTCACCACCGTCATCGCGTTCAGCTCGTAGCCCAGATAGTGATGCAGCAGCAGAATGCGCAAAACCAGCGATGTCGATTTGCCTGCGCCAGCCCCCGCAATGACATAGGTCGACGGCGTGTCGCTGAAAATCATCTTCCATTGAGCAGCGCTGGGCTGGGCATGCGCGGGCAACTTCTCGGCAACATCTGCCTTGACACGTTTTTTCAGCTCGGGCGTCAGTGCCAGCCTCCAGTCATCGAACAAGTGGTCATCGACCTTCGGCCCGCGATGCCGGGTCGGGCGTGTGTCGCTGATCACCAGCACCTGACGTCCCTGCTCCTGCCCGTCGAGATAGCCCTCCGCGTAGCCTTCGCGCACGCCTTCGATGTGGCCGTTGAGATAACCGTCGGCGTGCCCTTGAAACCAGGATGGCGTGTGCTGCGAGCCCAGCCCGGTCAGGCTGCGCCCCATCAAACGCGCCAACTGGCGTTTGACCAGCGGCAATTGCCGGGGCGGTATGAGATCGACATCCAGGTCATGAGGAAGCTCGGAGGGCAGATCGTCGGGCACGCAGACTCCATGGGTGGCTTGCAGGCAGAATGGGCGCCTATGGTGGCCGGATTCGCCTGCAGGTTCCAGTGAAATGCTTTGCTGTCAGTGCGTTAGCCGATCAACTGCATGCACTCTGGCAGGTACTGTCAAACGGGCATGACCGCTTTCGGCACCAGCGCACCGGGGTGCTGAATGACCACACTGGCCAGGCGATGCCCGGCTTCGGCAGCCAGTCGCGGGTGTTCGCCACCGAGCCGGGCGGCCAGGTAGGCCGCACTGAACGAGTCTCCCGCCGCCGTAGTGTCGACCACGCGCTCGACCTTCTGCACAGCGATCTCGAAGCGCTCGCCGCCCGCGTCTATCAGGCAGCTCTGTGCACCGCGTTTGACCACAACTTCACCAATGCCGCGTTGCCGATAGGCACTCAATAACTGCTCGCTGTCGGCGTAACCATACAGCGCCTGTTCGTCGTCCTCAGTCAGCAATGCCAGGTCTACCTGTGGCAAAAAGGCCTGATAGACCTGCCGCGCCTCTTCGACGCTGGCCCACAGCCGTGGCCGATAATTGTTGTCGAACGCGATCTTTACCCCACGCGCTCTGGCCCGCACCAGTGCCTCCAGCAGCCGCGCACGGCCCTGTTCACCCAAGACCGCCAGGGTGATGCCGCTGAAATACAACACGTCGTAGCTGGCCAGCGCCGAGAGGATCGGTTCGGCAGCCGGCGTCATGAAGCAGTCACGCACAGCGGCCTCATTGCGCCAGTACAGAAAACGCCGTTCGCCATTGGCATCGGTCTGAATGCAATAAAGCCCCGGCAGACGCCCGGGCAAGCGTTGCACCTTGCCAAGGCCGATGCCCTCGTCGGCCCAGGCCCTGCACATGGCTTCGCTGAAGCTGTCGTCACCCAGCGCGGTCACGTAATCCACCTGGGCGCGGTAACCCAGCAGGCGGGACAGATACACCGCAGTATTCAGCGTGTCGCCGCCGAAACTCTGGCGCAGGCTGCCGTCGGCATGCTGCTGCAATTCGATCATGCATTCGCCGATCAGGGCGACGCGTGGAAGGCTCATGGGGCGATAACTCCTTCGAATACCTGACTAGAAAAACGTGCTGAAGGGCTCGATCACGCGTAAGTCATCATCCACCAGACAACCTGAACGCCACTTGTCGAAGGTCAGACACGGGTGCGAGGTGCCGAAGGAAATGATGTCGCCGACCTGTAACTGGCAACCGGGCGCGACTGTCATGAAGGCATGCTGATCCATGACAGCAGTGACCTTGCAGGCACTGACGTCATCACCCGAGGCGGGCAAAGCGCCTGCCTTGTAGCGCAGCAGCGGATTGGGCAGGCCGGCGTCGTAGGCAACGTCGCGCTTGCCCATGGCGATCACTGCAAAACCGGGCTCTGGCAAGGACTGCACATGTGCCCAGACTTCCAGCGCCGGGCGTAGCGCTTCGCTCAGTTCGGCGCGTCGATCCAGCACGCAGCATTGCGCATCCTTGTAGATGCCATGGTCGTGCACCACGTAACTGCCGGGGCGCAACACGCTGAGGAAGCGTTCGCGCACCGCCTGGGCATCGAACGCTTCTGCAATCAGGTCGTACCAGGCCGAGCCCGACGCCGTCACAATCGGTCGATCGAGAGCGAACGCGCCCTGCTCCTGCAAATCGACCGCCAAGCGTACCAGCGAGGCGGCAAATGCCTTGATGCCTGCGATGGCGTGCTCGCCATGAATAACCCCTTCGTAACCCTCGATACCGGTCAACGCCAGCGTTGGCTGGGCCTGAACGGCGTCGGCCAGCGCCAGCACCTGCGCTTCGCTACGACAGCCACAGCGGCCACCCGGCACGCCATATTCGATCATCACGTTCAAACGCAGACCACGGGCGGCAAAGAACTCGCCGAGTGCTGCAACGTTGTCCGGATGGTCGACCATGCAGTGAAACTCGAACATCGAATCAGCCAGCAGATCAGCGATCAGCGCCATGTTTGGCGCACCGACCAACTGATTGGCCATCAACACGCGCTTTACACCATGGGCATACGCGGCCTGAGTCTGCACGGCAGTCGCCAGGGTCATGCCCCAGGCGCCCGCATCCAGTTGGCGGCGAAACAGCGCGGGGACCATGCTGGTCTTGCCGTGGGGTGCCAGTTCCGCACCGCTGTCGGTGACAAAACGCTGCATCCAGCGAATATTGTGCTCCAGCGCCTGATTGTGGATGACCAGTGCAGGCAGGCTGACGTCGCGGGTCAGACTGTCACCCGGCTGTGCAGTGCCTTTTTCCATGACGGCGATGCTCATCGGTAATCTCCTGGTTATTCGTTGATTCGGCGAGCCAGGCCGTTGGCGCTGTCGATCAGCACCCGACGGTAGTCGCTGTAATGGGTTTTGGCATCGGCCCGTGGCGCGACGATGCACAGCGTTGCGATGCACTGGCCGTGCTCGTTCTTCACCGGGGCGGCAAAACAGTGGGTGAAGGTGTCGGCCACGCTGTCGAAAGAAAAGAAACCCTCCTCACCGGCCTTGCGGATTTCCTGCAGGAACCTCTCCAGCGGAAGGCGCTCGCCGCCCGGCAGGATGAAGTCGTCAGGATCGATCAGGTCTATGATTTGCTGATCGCTCAGATGGCTGAGCAGCAAGCGGCCGGAGGCTGTCCAGGGAATCGGCGCGTTTTCGCCGATATCCGAAGAAATCCGGAAATGCCGCTCGCCCTCTTTCATCAGCGCCACCGTGTACTTGCGGCCATTGAGCAGGCACATCTGCGCCGTTTCCCGGGTCTGGCTGACGATATCGCCCAGGCAGGCCTCCGCCTCGCGCGTGAAATCGAAATGCCGCAGGTGCGCCTGGCCGAGAAAATACAGCTGTCGGCCCAGATAGACATGCCCGTCCCTGCCGACCGTTTCCAGTATCCGCCGCTCCAGCAACGAGGCCACCAGTTCGTAGACCGTTGATTTGGGGCTGCCAATCCCGCTGGCAATTTCATTGGGGCGCATGGGCCTGGCCTTTTCCTTGAGAAAATCCAGAATATCGAACGCCCGGTCCAACCCACGCGCCCGGCGTTTGATCAAGTCTTCGGTCATGAAAGGTTCCTTGGAAAACTGCAGCTTCAAGCCAAAAGCCTCATTTGATCTGGCTTATAGCTTGCAGCTTGCAGCTGTTACTTGCGCTTATAAGCTATGCAGTCGATTTCGACCTTGCAGTCGACCATCATGCTGGCCTGCACGCAAGCCCTGGCCGGGGCGTGTTCGGGGCTGAAGTATTCGCCGAAGACTTTGTTGAAGCTCCAGAAGTCACGTGGATCTTCCAGCCATACGCCGACGCGAACCACGTCCTTGATGTCGTAACCGGCCTCTTCAAGAATGGCGATCAGGTTGCGCATGGTCTGGTGCGTCTGTTCGACGATGCCGCCGACGATGATCTCGCCGTCCTGCGCGGGAACCTGGCCGGATACGTGCAACCAGCCATCGGCTTCGACCGCGCGGGCGAATGGACGCGGCTGACCGCCACCTGCGGTGCTGCCTGCGCCGTAACGGGTAATAGTCATGAAGTTCTCCTGATGCTGAAAAATTGACAGTGTTGAAACATTAAAAACGGATGTTCTTGAGGAATTCGCTCAAACGCGCCGATTTCGGCTGTTCGAACAGGGTTTTCGGTGCGCCCTGCTCTTCGATACGGCCCTGATTCATGAACACGATCTGGTCCGACACCTCATACGCAAAGCGCATCTCGTGGGTGACCAGCAACATGGTCATGCCCTCCTCGGCCAGGTCCTTGATCACGCTCAGCACTTCGCCGACCAGCTCCGGATCGAGGGCCGAAGTGACTTCGTCGAACAGCATCAGGCTGGGGTTCATGGCAATCGCGCGGGCAATCGCCACGCGCTGTTGCTGACCGCCAGACAACTGGCCGGGGAAGTGATTGCGCCGCTCCAGCAGGCCGACACGGTCCAGCCATTTTTCGGCCAGCGCTATCGCCTGATCCTTGGGCATTTTCTTGACCTTGAGCAGGCCAAGGGTCACGTTCTGCAAGGCACTGAGGTGCGGAAACAGGTTGAATTGCTGGAACGCCATGCCGGTCATGGCGCGGTGTTGTGCGATCAGGCGCTCCGGATGGCGGACGCGCTTGCCGTCGACCTCGCTGTAGCCGATATCCTGCCCCTCAAGGCGGATGTGACCGCCCTGAAACTCTTCCAGCAGATTAACGCAACGAAGCAAGGTGGTCTTGCCCGAGCCGCTGGAACCGATCAGGGTGACGACGTTGCCTTTCTGCATGCGCAGGTCGACGCCCTTGAGCACGTCCACTTCACCATAGGATTTATGCAGGCCCTCAATGCTCAACAGCGCCGGGGCTGGGGTTGCGGTATGCGTCTGTGTCATGGCAAGGCCACCCGTTTTTCGATTTGTCGCCCAAGCAGCTCGATGGCGTAGTTGATGAGGAAGAACAGGAAACCTGCGAACAGGTAAAACTCCAGGGTCATGAACGTGCGCGCGATCACCTGCTGGGTACTCAGCAGCAACTCGGCGACACCGATCACCGACAACAGGGTCGAGGCCTTGACGATCTCGGTCGAGGAATTGACCCAGGTCGGCTGGATCTGGCGCATGGCCTGCGGCAGCAGCACGTAACGCAGGGTCTGATTGAAGCGCAGGCCAATCGCCTTGCCGGCTTCGATCTGGCCGCGGGGAATGGCCTGCAAGGCACCGCGCACGATCTCCGCAACGTGGGAGCCGCAAAACAGCGTCAGGCCTATCGCGCCCGCCTGAAACGCGCTGATCTGCCACCCCAGCGCCGGCACCATGTAGAAGACCGCCAGCACCAGCACGAACACCGGTGTGCCGCGAATCAGGTCGACATACAGGCGGACCGGCAAGCGGGCGAAGAATCCGCCATAGGTCAGGGTCAGGCCGGCGCACATGCCGATCAGGGTACCGAACAGAATCGCCAGCGCCGAGCACTGGATGCTGGTCAGGAAGCCGGACCAGAGCACTTCACGCGCGGTCCACACTTCGTGCAACCAGCCAGGGGGTTGGTACATGACAGCCTCCTAGCGGCGAATCGCCAGACGTTGTTCGAGGGCGCGCAAAAGCATGGCGATCACATAGCAGGCGACCACGTACAGCGCAGTGGTCACCAGCCAGGTTTCAATCACCCGATAGCTTTCGACGTTGATCTTGCGGGCGTAATAGGTCAGCTCCGGTACGGCAATTGCAGCCGCCAGCGAGGTGTCCTTGAACAGCGAAATGAAGTTGTTCGAAAGCGCTGGCAGCACGTTGCGCAACATCACCGGCACGATGATGTAAGCCCGCACTTGCCACTCGCCCAGGCCGATGGCCAGGCCCGCTTCGCGTTGCCCTTTGTGAATGCTCAACAACCCGGCACGGAACACCTCGGTCAGGTAAGCACCGGCATACAACGACAGGGTGACGATGAACGAGGCCAGCTTGTCCAGACGAATGCCCAGCCCTGGCAAGGCGAAGTAGATCAGCAGGATCAATACCAGAATCGGCGTGTTGCGCACCACGGTCACGTAGATCGACGCCACAATGCGTAACGCGCGGTAGCGTGACAGCAGTGCAAAGACGTTCATCAGGCCGATGACGCAACCGATGGCAATCGAGATCAGCGCCAGCTCCAGGCCGAGCCCCAGGCCGGCCAGCAGGCTGGGAAAGTCCCGCCAAACGGCATCAAAATTCAATTGATAGTTCATGTTCGCCCGTACATGACAAGGCTGGCCAAACGGCCCGCCCTGCCCTTGAAGGTCAAATTCGACTTATTTGTATTCCATCGGGAAACCGATCGCGGGTACCGGCAGGTCCACGCCGAACCATTGTTTGAACGATGCGGCATAGGCCGGAAACTCGACGCCGGTCATAGCTTCATGCAAGGCGGTGTTGACGAAATTCAGCCAGTCCTGATCACCACGCTTGACCGCGCAGGCATAGGTTTGCGGGCTCCAGGCAAAAGCTGGCGAGCGGTAACGACCAGGGTTTTGCACCATCAGGTATTTCACCGATGACTGATCGGTGGCGGCGGTATCGGCGCGGCCGGAGTTGATCGCCTGATACATCAGATCAACGCTGTCGTACTGATCGACTTTGGCCTTGGGCAGCGCCTGGTGGACCAGTTCTTCGGCGTACACATTTTGCAGCACGGCCACCGTCACACCATCGCCTGCGGCTTTCAGGTCATCGATTTCCTTGTACTTGCTGTTGGCCGGCAGCAGCAAGGCAACCCCTTCGCGGTAGTAAGGCAGCGTGAACGCTACCTGTTGCGCGCGGCTGGCGGTGACGGTGATGAACTGGCAGCTGATGTCGACCTTGTCGGTTAGCAGATTGGGAATCCGGGCGTCCGAGGACTGCACCACGAACTCGACCTTGCTCGGGTCGTTGAACAGGCCTTTGGCGATGATCCTGCCGATGTCGATATCGAACCCCTGCAGTTTCCCGTCAGCGCCCTGAAAGTGCCACGGCGCGTTGGTGCTGCCCGTGCCAACGATCAGGTTGCCACGTTTCAACACGGCATCCAGTTTACTGCCCTCGGCGGCCTGCGCCGCATTGGCCAGTGTGAATGAGGCTGCAAGAACAAACGCACAAGCTTTCAGAAAAGAAGGTCCGCGATGCATGGCATAAACTCCGCCGAGGTATTCATTATTCCGCTATAGCGGATACTGGTATGCTACAACGGAATAGACAGCAGAAAGTGTGCCACAGGCAGCGGGCAGAAAATACCTTGCGAAAAAGTCGAGGAAAATCAAGAGGCTGGGATGAGCGAACGGAACGGGAGCGCGAGGATGGATTCGGGAGGTAACGCTACTGATTGCCACAATTGAGTGGTATGGCCCCACTCTTGTGCGTGTGCGCTGTTATCGGGCGGTGAGTGTCAAGCCAGGCACCTCGGCTACGTCTGGTGAACCGGGGTGGCAGGTTTTGCTGCCGGTTCCCGGCAGTTCGCGGACAAGTCCGCTCCTACAGAAAGCGGTATATCGCGGACAAACGAGGCGTCGCCCGGTCCGCACTCATAACGGGCTTCTGCCCGGAGGGCGTGGGAGCTTCAGGAGGTTATGACGGTTGGGATGGGCTGCGACGCGGCCCTGGAACCGATGACCTCGGTTGTGTCTGGTGAACCGAGGTGGCAGGTTTTGCTGCCGGTTTCCGGCAGTTCGCGGACAAACGAAGCGTCGCCCGGACCGCTCCCACACAAGCGAAGCGTCGCCCGGTCCGATCCCACAGAAGCGAAGCGGCGCCCGGTTGATTACTTTCGCCACGAGCAGCTCATCCGGATTTGCATACAACGACCAGCGCCACTAGAGGCAGGTGGCAATCGCCGCCGAGCGCAACGCGGCCTGAGTATCGCCTTGCGGGGCATAGAACTCGACTGTGGTGGTCGGGCCTTTGCTCTGCACGTCGGCGAAGTATTTCGATTCTGTGGTGAACACGGTGAAGCCGCCGCCGGACAGGTCATGCAGGAACACGTCCGAAGACGTGCCGAACATCGCTTCGTTCTGCCAGGTCACCTGGATGCATTGGGCAACGGCAGCGTCCTGCTTGGCGCTGGACAGGATTTTCGAGGGCCCGGCCGAGCGCGCCGCACTGGAAGGCGCTGCGCATCCGACCAGGGTCGCCGCCGCAATCACCGCTGCACTCGTCAAAAACAGAAACTTCATGTCATGCCCACGCTGATAAAAAGCCGATTCTAGCATTGCAGTGATGTATCAGCTCTCGGCCAATTGCTCTTCGTATTCCTTGACGTACTCGCCAGCCAAGCTCTGCTTCTGCTTTTCGTTGAGCAGCTTGCCTGCCATCTGGAAGAACTTCTGCTCTTCTTCCTTCAAGTGGTGGTGGACTTTTTCCGATAGCTTTTTCGCGGTCGCGAGCCAGGCCGGGCTGGACATTTCGGTCTCGTCGAGTTCATCCATCATCTCGTCCATTTCATGGTGCTCGGAAATGGCATGCCGGCTCAGGTCCACGCCATTGTCGTGGGCCATCAACGGAATGTAGAAGAAACGCTCTTCGGCGGTCTCGTGAGCTTGCAGTTCTTCCTTGAGCTGCTTGTACGCTTTTGCGCGCTCTTCGCTGTCGCCATGGGTCTGAATCAGCGCATCGGCATAACCACGTTGACGATCATGACTCTCACGCAATGCTTCAAAAATATTCACGGTCTTGTCTCCAGGTCGGCTTCCGGGAGCTGGAAGCATTGTGGACTAGACCCTTGGCGTAGATCAGCAGTTCCAAAAAGCTGGCAAATGACTACCACCCATTTAGCGCACATCGACTTCACATCCATGAGCCTGCTCAGGCAAGCTCGAAAACCACGTCCTGAGCGCCTTCCCAGAGCGTTTTTACACCCAGTTTGCGCAAGTTTTCCTTGCCTTCGGTAATGGTCAGGAAATGATTGCCCGCCAACTTCCCCATCTTGCTGGCAAAACAACACGAGCCATAGGCGAGAATAATCTCGGTCTCGCTGTAACCGCCCGGATAGAAAAGAATATCGCCCATTGAAGGATGGCTGGTGGCGTTCTCGAAACCAATCAACGTGTCGTCGACTTTCAACTGGTAATCATCCAGCGGCACCCAACAGCCTTCACCACTCCAGCGCACGTGAATGAACTTCTGCCGATAAGGCAGCAACTTCAGAAACGCTTCGACCGTCTGCGGTGCATCCGGGTTGGCTTGCGCCAGAAATTCGTATCCGCCAGCGGTAATTTTAATGGTGGTCAACGCACGTGCTCCCCAAAAGCCTCAGGATTTGAAACGGTGCGCAAGAATAAACGCGCCTGCCGTGCGCCGTCATCCCTCACGTATTCAGCCCGTGCAGATAACGTCTTGTCAGACAGAGCGGCTTAAAACCTTGGCAAACAGGCTGTTGCCATGAATTTCGCCCTGAAACTCATAGTGGGGAAAGCCTTTTACTTCATAGCCTTTACGCGGATAAAAACGTAACGCGCGCTGATTATCCGACCAGACCGTAGCCCACAGCAATGACGCCTGTTTGCGAGCGGCCCATTGTTCGGCGGCTTCAAGTAATTGACCACCGGCACCGCGTCCGGTGAAGCGTTCCTGCACATAAAGCCGTTGCAGTTCGGCAGCGTCCGGATCTCTCACAATCGAGTGGTCGGTGCGCAAGGCAACTTGCGCGAAACCGATCAAATGACGTTGCACTTCGGCAACCCTGATCATGATGTTTACCGGTTCGGCAAGTAACGATGCAAACGCCTGAGGAGCAAACGCTTCGAGCGCTTCGCGGGCAATGGAATCACGAATGCCTTGCGTCGCATAAGTGTCCAGAAACACCTGCATGCCGAGGGCGCTCAGGCAACAAGCATCGTCGGGGGTTGCATCGCGCAGGGTGATTGCCAGTGAGGAAGTTGCGGTCATCAGTCCGTTGAATCCGAGAGTCAGGTGAGCGTAACGCTCATCATACCTGAGACTCGGGATGGCCCGACAACCGCGTCGGGCCGGGACCGCTGTTGTGCCTTAGCGGCCCGTTATGAGTGATTGCAAACGACCCTGCGCCTGCTGAGCATTCTTGCCCTGCTCATTCAACTCTTGCAGCAGTTTGTTGAGTTCAGCCTGCACCACCGGGTCTTTGACGGTAATGGCAGCGCCGGAAATATCGATCTGCGACTTATGCGCTTCTATGTAATCGGCCACTTTCAGGCCTGTCGCAAAAGTACCTTTGATTTGCGGCAATACTTCGCGGAAGGTATTCGCCGGCACGCTGACCGTCCGGTCGTAAGCCTTGTCATATACCACTTTCAAATCGTCCGGCTGCTTCAACTTCGCATGCGCAGCATCGGCCTTGCCCTGTTCGACGGTCAGTTGTTCACCGACCTTGTCCAGACCTGTCTGCACTGCCGCAAGGTCACCACGGCGCTGAACCACGTCACTCACCGAATGAAACGAACCCTTCTGCATCAGGCTGCTCAAGGGCTGTACCGCAGTGTCCATGCCCGCGCCGAAATCCGAAATTACCGCGTAATGTGAGCTGTAATCACCAAAGGTCTTTTTCTCGTCTTCCGTCAACTTGGGTACGTGCAGGCCTTGCTTGTCGATGATGCGGGTTTGCAGGAACTGAGTGAACGCGGCGCGTTGCTCAGGCTCCTTGTCGCCGCAGCCTGCCAGTAACAAGGGTAAAGCGACAGCCAGCAGCAAACCGGGACGGAAAAGGGACTTCATGTCATGGACCTCCGAGATCATAAGAATGCCTGTTCAGAGCAACGACAGCGCTGAATACGGCCATGCTTATAGTCTCGTGACGGGATGATCTAGTTCCGTGCTGGCTACCGG
It includes:
- a CDS encoding amino acid ABC transporter ATP-binding protein — translated: MTQTHTATPAPALLSIEGLHKSYGEVDVLKGVDLRMQKGNVVTLIGSSGSGKTTLLRCVNLLEEFQGGHIRLEGQDIGYSEVDGKRVRHPERLIAQHRAMTGMAFQQFNLFPHLSALQNVTLGLLKVKKMPKDQAIALAEKWLDRVGLLERRNHFPGQLSGGQQQRVAIARAIAMNPSLMLFDEVTSALDPELVGEVLSVIKDLAEEGMTMLLVTHEMRFAYEVSDQIVFMNQGRIEEQGAPKTLFEQPKSARLSEFLKNIRF
- a CDS encoding amino acid deaminase, which translates into the protein MSIAVMEKGTAQPGDSLTRDVSLPALVIHNQALEHNIRWMQRFVTDSGAELAPHGKTSMVPALFRRQLDAGAWGMTLATAVQTQAAYAHGVKRVLMANQLVGAPNMALIADLLADSMFEFHCMVDHPDNVAALGEFFAARGLRLNVMIEYGVPGGRCGCRSEAQVLALADAVQAQPTLALTGIEGYEGVIHGEHAIAGIKAFAASLVRLAVDLQEQGAFALDRPIVTASGSAWYDLIAEAFDAQAVRERFLSVLRPGSYVVHDHGIYKDAQCCVLDRRAELSEALRPALEVWAHVQSLPEPGFAVIAMGKRDVAYDAGLPNPLLRYKAGALPASGDDVSACKVTAVMDQHAFMTVAPGCQLQVGDIISFGTSHPCLTFDKWRSGCLVDDDLRVIEPFSTFF
- a CDS encoding RidA family protein, with the protein product MTITRYGAGSTAGGGQPRPFARAVEADGWLHVSGQVPAQDGEIIVGGIVEQTHQTMRNLIAILEEAGYDIKDVVRVGVWLEDPRDFWSFNKVFGEYFSPEHAPARACVQASMMVDCKVEIDCIAYKRK
- a CDS encoding amino acid ABC transporter permease, translating into MNYQLNFDAVWRDFPSLLAGLGLGLELALISIAIGCVIGLMNVFALLSRYRALRIVASIYVTVVRNTPILVLILLIYFALPGLGIRLDKLASFIVTLSLYAGAYLTEVFRAGLLSIHKGQREAGLAIGLGEWQVRAYIIVPVMLRNVLPALSNNFISLFKDTSLAAAIAVPELTYYARKINVESYRVIETWLVTTALYVVACYVIAMLLRALEQRLAIRR
- a CDS encoding UvrD-helicase domain-containing protein is translated as MPDDLPSELPHDLDVDLIPPRQLPLVKRQLARLMGRSLTGLGSQHTPSWFQGHADGYLNGHIEGVREGYAEGYLDGQEQGRQVLVISDTRPTRHRGPKVDDHLFDDWRLALTPELKKRVKADVAEKLPAHAQPSAAQWKMIFSDTPSTYVIAGAGAGKSTSLVLRILLLHHYLGYELNAMTVVTFTRESRKDFIGKLIDVMALWGHALEQKQARDLVRTFHSRILPLVRSLPGFKQLRAFENLGNQSSGQHSSSQDDADSNPFDLRINDAQRQQLNLCYRGLYASNERFREVMAPLYRHALQLKELDRDHPDVQKRVAVTELSSKRDEEWCDTVEDLWIRAGAWPIKGIEPMRQTVEINGFPFHFHGYIAELDAWVILGLDASEDQQLKRPGAKLPVWAEGVIKRTLFQAFCDKPLIWFDNYNTASKVLQSLSGTAVAGPGFDYRVKGELGAAPLLDCFVTAAGFIENLGLDVPAAVAEMSFASDDPDRFFFEGLSLFWKAFEAHLLAQTPPVMTYNRIFALFGETSPQNLRQVSDEMLRPLSHLMIDEFQDVSPQIVSWIRASLREIRRRGPAMHTGRIAQHSSLLCVGDDWQSIYGWRGSSPKYFMEFAKEFSSPATTKVMLSENFRSHQHIIDAAEHIVRAAPAIPGKKARASGAPQELLPVNVLDRNEDELAERVAEHYNDGDSIMLLYRKGSEKARFAERLQALIDADAAMGAQGRRIRTLTYHSSKGLQADAVFLLGDCQHLTVSPYKNQVYRLAGLGDANDLQPFDTAQKDEVLRLAYVAITRSARHCYWYIDENAGSADSPQMPKASDRVAGDKPFFDDQRGKHRQADSSA
- a CDS encoding sugar kinase, with protein sequence MSLPRVALIGECMIELQQHADGSLRQSFGGDTLNTAVYLSRLLGYRAQVDYVTALGDDSFSEAMCRAWADEGIGLGKVQRLPGRLPGLYCIQTDANGERRFLYWRNEAAVRDCFMTPAAEPILSALASYDVLYFSGITLAVLGEQGRARLLEALVRARARGVKIAFDNNYRPRLWASVEEARQVYQAFLPQVDLALLTEDDEQALYGYADSEQLLSAYRQRGIGEVVVKRGAQSCLIDAGGERFEIAVQKVERVVDTTAAGDSFSAAYLAARLGGEHPRLAAEAGHRLASVVIQHPGALVPKAVMPV
- a CDS encoding IclR family transcriptional regulator; the encoded protein is MTEDLIKRRARGLDRAFDILDFLKEKARPMRPNEIASGIGSPKSTVYELVASLLERRILETVGRDGHVYLGRQLYFLGQAHLRHFDFTREAEACLGDIVSQTRETAQMCLLNGRKYTVALMKEGERHFRISSDIGENAPIPWTASGRLLLSHLSDQQIIDLIDPDDFILPGGERLPLERFLQEIRKAGEEGFFSFDSVADTFTHCFAAPVKNEHGQCIATLCIVAPRADAKTHYSDYRRVLIDSANGLARRINE
- a CDS encoding amino acid ABC transporter permease, with the translated sequence MYQPPGWLHEVWTAREVLWSGFLTSIQCSALAILFGTLIGMCAGLTLTYGGFFARLPVRLYVDLIRGTPVFVLVLAVFYMVPALGWQISAFQAGAIGLTLFCGSHVAEIVRGALQAIPRGQIEAGKAIGLRFNQTLRYVLLPQAMRQIQPTWVNSSTEIVKASTLLSVIGVAELLLSTQQVIARTFMTLEFYLFAGFLFFLINYAIELLGRQIEKRVALP